Within the Natranaeroarchaeum sulfidigenes genome, the region ACCCGGAACGATGGATCAGGAGACACTACAATCCGAACTGGAAGCGACTGGCGAACTGATGGTAAACGTCGAGGAGTTCGACGTGCCTCTGGAGCTACACCTTCACGACACCGAAATCGGGACAGAACAGGTCACGCTGGACCTGTCGGACGGGACGCTCACGTTCGCGCTCGATTCGATCACCGGCTACTGGAAACACTACCACTCGCTGGCGGACTACGGGCTAGAGTAACCCGGTCACATCCGGTTTTGCCGTGACCGCTTCGGGTAGCATCAACTAAGGTCGCTCGGGCCCACAATCCTCGTATGAAGATCTACACCGGTCGCGGTGACGAGGGAATGACCGATCTACGGAACATGTCGCGGGTCTCGAAGACCAGCGCGCGTATCGAGGCCTACGGCACCGTCGACGAGGTTAACGCCCTCATCGGCGCAGTCCGGCCGAGCGGCTACGACGACATCGACGACCAGCTCGAACGGATTCAGAACCACCTTCACATCGCACAGGCGGACCTCGCAAACCCTGCACCCGAGAAGGACGACCCTGTCATCACCGAGGGGCACGTCGAAACGCTGGAAGGCTGGATCGACGACCACGACGAGGAACTCGACCCGCTGGAGAGCTTCATCCTGCCCGGTGGCGGCGAAAGCGGTGCGAGCCTGCATCACGCACGGGCTGTCTGTCGTCGCGCGGAGCGCCGTGCCGTAGCGCTGGCTGCCGAGGAGACGATTAACGACGTCGTGATCGAGTACCTGAACCGGCTTTCGGACGCGCTGTTCGTGCTCGCTCGCGTGGTGAACAAGCGCGACGACGTGCCTGAAGAGAATCCGACCTACTGAGCTACTCGCCTCCTGTCCGTCTTCTACTCGTCCGCCTCGTCGGGCGTGAGTCCGACCAGCGATCGGCCGAGTACGTCAGCGTACCCCGAGCACGTCATCTTGAACGTCGGCACGCCGACAAAGGGGAGCGACGTGAGTGTCAGGAGAGGACGATCGACGTCGACGCCGAGCGAGCGCGACCCCTTTTCGACTGCGTTCAGAAGCTGTGCCGTCTCCTCGACTTCGAGATCGGCGGCGACGCCAGCGATCCGATAGGGAAGCTCGGCGATTGCCTCGCCGTCGCGGATGACCGCCCAGCCGCCGCCCTGCGCTTCGACGTGTTCGACCGCAGCCGAGAGGGCATCGTCGCTCGTCCCGACCGCCAGTACGCCCGTCGACTCCATGGTCATGCTGGTTGCGATCGCGCCCTCTTCGATCCCGTAGCCCGCCAGAAAGCCAGTGAATCCGGTTCCATCGGCGTCGGGATGGCGGTCCAGCAGCGTGACCTTGGCGATGTCCCGCTCAGGTGCGGCGTGGAGGGTCCCGTCCTCGACACGCGGCTGGACCGTCGTCTCGGTCGAGAGCAAGCCCTCGCCGATTTCGATCGCGCGCACCCGACCGTCCGCGTCGGCCGCGCTCGCGGGGACGGTGAACCGTTCCGGATCGCTCTCGACGTCGATCGAGTCGTAGACGAACTCGGGGTACTCGTGGCTCCTCGGCGCAACCTGATGTACGCCCTTCTCGACGACGACCTCACCGCCCGAGAGGACGGTGGCGACGTTCATCGCCGTCAGATCGTCGACGATTACGATATCGGCGACGTTACCGGGTGCAAGTGAACCCCGGTCGTCGAGCCCGAAATGTCTTGCCGGGTTCAGCGTGGCCATCCGAAGCGCATCGGCGGGATCGACGCCCGCATCGATGGTCCGCCGGACGACGGCGTCCATCGCCCCCTCGTCCAGCAGGTCGCGGGGCCACATTCCGTCGGTCGACAGCGAGAGCTCCGAGGAGCCGACCCGATCGACTGCGTCGGCGAGGGCGTCAATATCGTCCCGGATCGTCCCGTACCGTCCGATCGTGTGGATGCCGCGCTCGACCCGGTTGATCATCCCGTCTCCGCTGATCGCCTCGTGATCGTTGTCGACGAGTCCGGCGAAGGCGGTCAGTTTCTCCTCCCGACAGCCAGCGCCGTGACCGCAGATCGGCTTGCCAGCGTGGCGGGCGCGGTCGTACAGATCGTCGAGGTCGTGGTCCCGACCGACGAGGTGGATCCAGTCGGTTTCGCCGACGCCGACGACACGGTCGTCGTCGAGCAGGTCGACGAGCGCTTCGGCTTCCTTCTTGCTTGCGCGTCGTCCCTCGAACGTGTCGACGAGGGGCATCGTCGGCACGGTCACCCTGACGGTGATTGGGAGATAGGCAGTCGCCGCGAGCAGCGCCTCGACGCCGCGTGCGCCAAACAGGCTTCCAGGCCCCGACGCTTCGGTAACGACAGTCGTGGTTCCAGTGGCCAGCACGTGGTGATAGGCGTTCTCCAGCGACTGGACGGTATCGACGTGCGTGTGTGCGTCGATCAGTCCCGGCAGGACGACCCGCCCGTCAGCTGATAGCTGGGTAGTTTCGGGGCCGATGACGTCGCTGGCATCGTCGGGGAGTGCGGCGATCTCGTTGTCGACGATAGCGACATCAAGCGAACGGAACTCGCGGGTCTCGGGCAGGAAAACGCGTCCCCCTGTGATTGCGATATCGGCGTCGGCCTCGCCGAGCGCAACCGCCTGTGTGCGGTTCATCTCTTTGTATACAGGGTTCGGCCGTCCTCTTCAATCGCACGCACTTTGTCACGCGCTTCGAGCACGTCAAGATGGCCGACCGCCTCGCTCATCGCGGGGAAGTACTCGATCACCGGCAGGTCGTCGAACAGCCCCTCCATCACTTCACGGGCGCTCGTCTCCCCATCGAGTAGCGCGAGGACGTTCTCTGTCCGGTCCTCGTGGGCCGTCAGGATCTCACTGATGCGGTTGGATGGCTCCGTGATGAGCTCACCATGGCCGGGGAGAAGTTGATCGAAGGGACGGTCCCGGAGCTGCGTTAGCGACTCGTTGTACGTCGGTAGTACCCGTGGGCGTTCGTCAGTGTCGTTCATCGGCGGCCGCAAGAGCGGGTTCGGCGTCACGTCACCGAGAACGTGATCGCCGACGACCGCCCGGTTCTCTCCGTCGGCCTCGTAGCTCAACAGCAACTCGCCCGCCGCGTGTCCATGGCGGGTCTCGACCGTCAACTCGACGCCGTTGATAGCGACACTATCGCCGTCCGTGACGACCCGGTCGACCGGTGAGTTCGGCGCGTACGGCAGGTAGGCTTCGGGAAGCGTTATTACGCTTTCGACGGTCGACCGTTCGAGTCCGTGGCGAACGAAAAACTCCTCGAAAAAGGACTGTTCGTACGCCAGGCGCTCGTCGAATGCCTCGATGATCGTCGCCGTGTCGGGACTGGCGATGACGTCGATTCCGCGGTCATGGAGGCGCTTTGCCATGCCAAAGTGATCCGGGTGCGGATGTGTCACAACCACTCGTTCGAGATCGCTGATCCGGCAGTCTTCGGCCGCCAGTTTCTCCGTAAGCGTTTCCCACCCCTCGTCGCTGTCGGGACCGGGATCGATCAGCGTCCCATCGGCGAGATATGCGTTCACTGGACCGACCTGAAACGGCGTCGGGATCGAGAGCCGACTGAACATCGTGCGTGGCTGGGCCGCGGAGCGGTAAAACGGTTTGTGAACCGGTGACGCACTACTGGCGGTTGTCCCCGCGTTCGGCCGCTGGAAATCCGGAAATACTCTGTCTCAGTTAGAGGTCCTCATGTCGTCATCCTCCAATTCTCAGTACTACTGTAGTGCGATTATCTGTATAGTCAGAACGACACGTCAGATCGGTTAGGGCACAAGAGTTATATCTGTCCCTTGCGTAAGGTCGGATATGAACAAGCACTTCGAGGATGCACGATACTACCTGACCCGCGCCGGAAAGAAAGCTAAACAGGGCGTTGCCGAGGAGCTCGAACCCGTCGAGGAGAAGTTCCGGGAACTAACGGGCGGCGACGAAGAACCGGAGGCGAGCCGCCTCGACAAGATCCGGGCCGACCTCGAAGAGATCGAGGAACGGGCCGAAGGTGAGGCAAAAGAGGCCGTCGGAAAGGCCCGCGAGCGGATCCACGCCTATCGTCACGGCGAGGACGCCGCACCTGCCGAAAGTAAGGCTTAAGTTCGGAGCGGCGGTACGATTTTTTACGCGGGTTGGTGGTCTAGTCTGGTTATGACATCGCCTTCACACGGCGAGGGCCGCAAGTTCAAATCTTGCCCAACCCACTGATTTTGCTGTGAGCAATCCGCGGCCAGCAACTCCGCCATGTTGGGACGGTTTGAACTACGCAAGGCGCGCGGAGCGAAGTTGACGACGTCACGACGAAGAGCGTAGCGACGGGTCAGAACGCGTGTTTCCCATATCACGGCGACCGAATCGAGATGCCGTCTACGACCTCACACGACAGTTCTTGAACTGCTTAAAATTTTTATTGAACGAGGAACTTCCTCAATCACTTGAACAACTTTATCAGGCCAAACGAGTAAAGATCTGACGATGAATTGGTCCAATCAGGACTGGTGGCCGAATCAGCTGGATCTGAAAACACTCGACCAGAACGCCCGCGATGTCGGGCCGATGGATGAGGAGTTCGATTACGCCGAGGAGTTCGAGTCGCTCGATCTCGACGCCGTAAAAGCCGACATCGAGGATGTTCTCACGACATCACAGGACTGGTGGCCGGCCGACTACGGCCACTACGGGCCGTTGATGATTCGAATGGCCTGGCACAGCGCGGGCACGTATCGGACCAGCGACGGCCGGGGCGGTGCGGCAGGTGGCCGACAGCGCTTCGCACCGATCAACAGCTGGCCGGACAACGCGAACCTCGACAAGGCCCGCCGACTGCTCTGGCCGGTCAAACAGAAGTACGGCCGCAAACTCTCGTGGGCCGATCTGATGATTCTGGCAGGAAATGTCGCCATCGAGTCCATGGGCTTCGAGACGTTCGGGTTCGCTGGCGGACGTGAGGACGCGTTCGAGCCTGACGAGTCGGTCTACTGGGGACCCGAAGACGAGATGGAAGCGAACGAGCGCTTCGACGAGCCGGGGGGCATTCAGGAAGGACTCGGCGCGTCCGTCATGGGCCTCATCTACGTGAACCCGGAGGGGCCGGACGGGAACCCCGATCCGGAGGCCTCGGCGGAGAACATTCGACAGACGTTCGACCGCATGGCGATGAGCGACGAGGAGACGGCGGCGCTCATAGCGGGTGGACACACGTTCGGGAAGGTTCACGGCGCCGACGATACGGACAATCTCGGCCCCGAACCCGAAGCCGCCCCGATCGAACAGCAGGGGCTGGGCTGGGAGAACGAGCACGGCTCCGGCAAGGGGGCCGACACGATTACCAGTGGCATCGAGGGTCCGTGGACCCAGTCTCCGACAGAGTGGGATATGGGCTATCTCAACAACCTGCTCGATTACGAGTGGGAACCGGAGAAAGGTGCCGGCGGGGCCTGGCAGTGGACGCCGAAAGACGAGGAGCTAGAAGACACCGTTCCGGACGCTCACGACCCATCCGAGACGCAAACGCCGATGATGCTGACGACGGATATCGCGCTGAAGCGGGATCCCGAGTACCGCGAGATCGTCGAGCGGTTCCAGGAGAACCCGATGGCGTTCGGGATGGCCTTCGCGAAAGCCTGGTACAAGCTGACCCACCGGGATATGGGCCCGCCCTCGCGGTTCCTCGGTCCCGAGGTTCCGGACGAGGAGATGATCTGGCAGGACCCGCTTCCCGACGCGGACTACGATCTCATCGATGCGGACGACGCGGCGGCGCTCAAAGAGGATCTCCTCGGGTCGGAGCTGTCGATCCCGCAGCTGGTCAAGACGGCGTGGGCGTCGGCGTCGACGTACCGCGACAGCGACAAACGCGGCGGCGCGAACGGAGCCCGGATCCGCCTCGAACCCCAGCAAAGCTGGGAGGTCAACGAGCCAGAACAGCTAGCGACCGTGCTGGAGACGCTGGAGGAGATTCAGGCGGAGTTCAACGATTCCCAGTCCGATGACACCCGGGTATCGCTGGCCGACCTGATCGTACTGGGCGGCAACGCGGCCGTCGAACAGGCCGCTGCAGAGGCTGGCTACGACGTAACAGTTCCTTTCGAGCCGGGGCGGACTGACGCCACTCAGGCACAGACCGATGTCGACTCCTTCGAGGCACTCAAACCGAAGGCCGACGGGTTCCGGAACTATCTCGGCGACGACCTCGACCAGCCCGCGGAGGAACTGCTCGTCGATAAAGCCGAGCTGCTGAACCTGACGGCGTCCGAGATGACTGTCCTCGTCGGCGGGATGCGCGCGCTCGGAGCCACTTATCAGGACTCGGATCACGGCGTCCTCACCGACCGGCCGGGGACGCTGACAAATGACTTCTTCGTGAACCTGCTGGATATGGACACGGAGTGGGAATCCGCGTCAGACGGTATCTATGAGGCCTACGGTCGGGACTCCGGCGAACTCGTATGGACGGGCACCCGTGTTGATCTCATCTTCGGATCGCACTCCCGACTCCGTGCTATCGCCGAGACCTACGCGGCCGATGACGCCGAGGAGACGTTCGTTCAGGACTTCGTCGACACCTGGGCGCACGTAATGCAACTCGACCGCTTCGATCTCGAATAGACGGCCTGCTCCTTTTCTGTACTGCAGTTGTGGGTTCGCTGACAGCTAGTTCTGATCACGCCCGTCACAGTCTGCTCCCGGCACAGGGAACTGTTAGTAGGTTATCTTTACCTGCCGGTAGACGACGTATAGTTACGTCGCAGGTCGACGATAGTCGATTCAGTCTATGGCCGAGCTATCGGGATCGACCGTCGTCGTGCTCGTCGTTGGGGTGGCGCTGATCGGGATAGGTATGATCGGTCTGACCTCCGAGGTGGGATGGGGGTCATCCGTTGGTGACGATACCGCCCCGTTACAGAACGAAACAACAGGTGAACAGAGCGATCAGGATCAGAGCCAGGATACGGTCGAAGAACCGTACATCGAACCGGTCCCAGAGCGCGGTGATCCGTATTTCGAGGCTGAAGCCAGCGACGGCAGCTGGATAAGTTACGTCAATCCCCGTGACGAGTATCGCGATCCGTACCTCGGCGATGGCTCCGGGAAGCTCTGTGTGTCGCTGTACAACGACGACGGTGAGGTAGTGGTCGGGGAGACGGTCCCGAACACCACGGTTACAGTCCCGACCGGCGAATCGCTGGACTGGCACTCACACGCCGACCCGTTCGTGGTCGAGCTCCCGCTGACCGAGCACTACGAGCGCCCACTGGATGCCGATCAGTTCGGTACTGATCCGGATCTCCCGCAGGGCGACGGCTATCTCGACTCGCACTGTCTGGAGATTCACGGCATGCCCGCGGATGGCACAGTCGAGTACGGCGAGGCGGAAGTCGACGGCGAGTACGAGGACCGGATCGAGGTAGTCGGATATCTCCAGCAGGACGCCCAGTCGTGGAATTCGAGTGTCGACCCGCTGGCCGATGCTCGCTCCTACGAGGAAGCCGGTGGTGGCTGGACGTATGATCCGGAGCACTCACACGGGCAGATGGTTGTCGTCCTCCAGCTTGATCATGACGAGACGGACACGAACGGAGAGGACGATGATACCAGTACTGACGACAACGGTGTTGACGATACTGATCAGGAACACGGGGAGTCTACTGACCAGGATGACGACTCCGAGAACGGCGATGACGAGAGCGAAACCGATCAACTGGACGCGGACGACTCGCTGTCAGGGTTTGGGATCGTCGCTGTCGTCGTTGCCCTGCTCGCGGTAGCGGTGTACGCTCGGCGTCGGTGAGTCCTACTCCAGTTGCTCCAAGGCCCATCCGGCGTGCTCGCGTACCTCCTCGTTCGGGTCGTCGGATTCGAGCGTTTCGAGCCGTTCTCTGGCGTCCTCGATGTCGAGCGACCCGACCGCCTTGCAGGCATTGCTACGCACGATAGGCGCAGGGTCGTCTAGTCTCTCTTCGAGTCGGTCGGTCGCCTCGACGATCGCATCGGGACGTTCAAGCCCGACGTGCAGGATCGCCGAGACGGCGTTGCCACGGACGTATTCGTCGTCATCGTCGAGACGCTCGGTCACGACGTCGACCGCATCGGTCGTACGGTCCGGATGCTCCTGTGCGACGTCCGCGATCAGACCGATGGCGTTCCCCCGGACGCCCGGATGGTCCGCGTCGGCAAGCGCCGTCAGTTCATCGATGGCCTCGACCGCAGCCGACGGATACGCCGATGCGATCGCGCCGAGCGCGGACAGCGCGTTGGTCTGATAGGCAACCGCCCGATCCGATATCCCGTCCAGTAGCTGTGGGACGACTGGTTTGACTTCCTCGGGGTAGCCCACGGCGAGCTGTGAGAGGACGTAGAGCGCGTTCGTCCGCGTCGGATCGTCGGCGTCGAGCAGGGCAGACAGCGTCGGGACGAGATCGAGCAACCCTTCGGGATCCGTTGCAACGAGCTCCACGCAGCAGCCGGTCGCAGCCTGCGTGCTCTCGTCGTCCTCGACAGTCACGTGTTCGACGATCACGTCCTTGTGGTCGAGCACCGCTTCGGGATGGTCGACAGCGATTGCACGGAGACAGCGTAACAGCAGGGGATCGGCATCGAGCGAGGGGCGACCGAGTAATCGGGCGACCAGCCCAGCGAACTCCCCGTCGACGTGTTGCCCGCTCTGGGCCACTTCCAGCAGGGCAGCCACGGCGTCCGCGTGAACACCGGGTGGAAGCGCCGGGTCAGAAAGCAGCGCGCGGATCCGACCGGTATCGACATCGGTTGGCGAATCCAGTGCGCGTTCGCGGAGCGCGGCCGCCAGTTCTGCCGGATCGGTGTGGTCGCCGTCCATCTACCGTACCGAGGGGGTTCCCGGTGAAAAAACCTCTTGCCGTTTCCCCGACGGATGGAACGCCTTTTTTGTCCGGGTCGATACTACCATCGAGTATGTGGACGACAGCCAACACCGATGCGTTCGCGTTCGATAGCCACTGCGACACCGTGGCCCGGTGCTGTCGTCTGAGGGGGAGCGGCGTAAGGCGAACTGAACCGGTCGATCAATTGCCTGGACAGCGGACACTGATTCATGTTTGAGCGACTGCGCGAGGACGTCCGGACGGCGCTGGAGACCGACCCTGCCGCGAAAACCCGTCGCGAGGTCATTACTTGCTATCCTGGCCTGCAGGCCGTCTGGCTCCATCGGATCGCCCATGCTCTCTGGTCGTGGGGCTTTCACTGGCTCGCCCGCCTCGTCTCACACCTGTCCCGCGGGCTCACGAATATCGAGATCCATCCCGCAGCGGAGATCGGACGGCGCTGTTTCATCGATCACGGTTCCGGCGTCGTGATCGGCGAAACGGCCGCGATCGGCGACGACGTTCACATGCATCACGGCTGTACGCTGGGCGGTAACTCGCCGTATCCCGAGAAGCGCCATCCGACGCTCGAAGACGGCGTGACCCTCGGCGCGAACGCCACGTTGATCGGTGACATCACGATCGGGGAGGACGCCACCGTGGGTGCTGGCGCGGTCGTGGTCGAGGACGTCCCGCCGGAAACGACCGTAACCGGCGTCCCGGCCGAGCCCGTCGAACGGACCGGCTCGACGCCAGCAAACGGCGTCGACAGGCCCGACGTGCGCGTCGAGTCGATAGGCGAGGACGATATCGATGGGACCGCACACGGCGTCCTGCTGGACACTGATACTCCAGATCCGGACCGACTGCTCGCCGAGGTCGACGACGCGCTCTCGGAGCTCGATCAACGCAAGGACGAACTCGAAGCGCTCCGGGAGGACGTTGAACGCCTGCGTGAGGACTAGTCGAGCAGGTGCCGTGCGATGATCGTCTTCTGGATTTCGCTGGTGCCCTCGTAGATAGTCGTCACGCGGGCGTCCCGGTAGAGCCGTTCGACGTCGAACTCGGTGACGTAGCCGTAGCCGCCGTGGAGCTGAACTGCCTCGTTGGTAACGTCCATGGCGGTTTCGCTGGCGACGTACTTGGCCACGCTTGCCTGCAGGGGGCCGTCGTCCCCGCGGTCGTCTGCCCGGGCAGCAGTGAGTGTGATCGCCCGGGCGCTCTGGATCTCCGCGTACATCTCCGCAATTTTGTGTCGAACCGTCTGAATGTCGGCGATTGGACCGCCGAACTGTTCGCGCTCGCCGACGTACTCACGTGCCATGTCGAAGGCCGACTGGGCGAGGCCGACTGACTGGGCGGCGATCCCGATTCGTCCGCCGGTGAGGATCGAGAGCGCGGCGCTCAGGCCCTCCCCCTCGGGCGTCAGCCGGTTCTCGGCGGGGATCCGCACGTCGTCGAAGGTGAGCGAGGTGGTGTCACTGGCGCGGAGGCCGAGTTTCTCCTCCGGATCGCCCACTGAGAGGCCGTCAGCGTCGCCCGGAACGACGAATTGCGTGATCGAGTCCGGATCCTCGCTGTCTGTCTTCGCGAAGACGATGTAGACGCCCGCACGCTCGCCGTTGGTGATCCACTGCTTCTCGCCGTCGAGGACGTACTCTGTCGGGTCGCTGTCCCCATCGCCGCCCACGGGTCGGGCCTCGGTTGTCATCTCGGCGGGGTTCGAGCCCGCTCCCGGCTCCGAGAGTGCGAACGCGCCGACGGGTCGCCCCTTTGCCATCTCGGGGAGCCACCGGTCTTTCTGTCTCTCGCTACCGAACTCCGCGATACACGAGGTTGCCAGACAGTGGACCGACAGCGCGGTCGCTACCGCCAGCGCGCCGTACGCGACCTCCTCGTTGACCAGTGCGTAGGTCACTCGATCGGCGTCGTAGCCGCCGTAGGCCCCGGGCGTTGTCAGTCCGGTCAGATCGAGGTCCGCCAGCCCGTCCCAGATGTCCTCCGGGAACTGTTCGGTCTCGTCTGCCTCCCGGGCGATCGGCTGAAGCTCCTCGACAGCGAACTCGTGGACTACGTCCCGGATGGCCTGCTGTTCGTCGGACAGTTCCATACCGGTAGTTCCGGCGCTCACGCGAAAAAGCTAGGGCGCAGTCAGAATTGACTGAAACGACGGATGAGCATATCGGTCCCGCCCGCGAAGACGAGCAGGTACAGGATCACGCCAGCGGGTACGAGCAGTACGAACTGGATCGCACTCTGGGTGATCGGATCCGGCGGCGACGCCAACACCCCGATCAGCGTTGCCCCCACAACGGTGCCGTACAGCCACGCCCCCAGCTGTCACGCCGCGAAAGCGGGGCGTCTCGGCGTCCTGCCCGGACGGCAAAATAGGCGTACAGGGGGTGGAACGGGACTGGGAACAAAGCGACGCCGATCGACCAGTACACTGGTTGGATTCTCGAAAATCGTCCGACGTCGCGGGGGATACTATGGCACAAGCACACAAACTGGACTGCGAATCGGTGTCGGATACGTGTCGGTTCATCATTCAGTCCGAAAACGAGGAGGAAGCGGTTGAACTGGCAAGCAAACACATGCGGAGGTCTACGAACAGGAGTTCACCGAAGACGAACTGCGTGAGGACCATTTACAGATCGTCTGATCTACTCTCACCCCTGTTTTTCTGTCCCGCTTTGATGATAGCTCACTCGTCGACTAACTCGACATCCAGCCGCTTTTCGAGCGCCTCGATGAGGGAGCCGCCGATGCCGGACTCGACTGCACGACTCTGTTCGACGGCGAGGAGATCGGACTCGGGAACGCCGAGCTCATCGGCGAGTTCCTCGCGCTGGAGTCCGGCATTCTGTCGGGCGTCTTCGACGATTTCGCCGTAGCCACGGATCAGATACGGAAGCTGGTCGTCGTCGTAGTCGGTCCCGCCTTCTTCCCAGTGGCTCGTATCGCCGTCCCACATGCTCTCGCTGCCGGTCTGTGGGCCGCTCGATTCGGGCGCCGTCGAGGACGAGCCAGTCGAGCCACTGTCGCTCCCGCCGCCCTGCTTCCGCCGCTGTTTCTTGTCCTTGTGCGCGTTGTCGTCGTGTGGGCGACAGTCCGGACAGACATCGAGCGTCGCGCCCGCGACCTTCGCGGTGCGAAGCGACTCGCTGGTCGCGCCACACAGCTCGCAGGCACCGCCGTCCCCCGAGTCCGAGGAGCCGCCGGTCGAGTATTTGGCCATACGTCGTGTAGAACGGTCGGTCATTTGAATTTCGCGGTCCACAGCCAGCAGTTCACCTCGCTCAAGAAATTTCGAGTGCGTCCCGATCCGCGCCCGCGAGTTCACAGAGTGCGTCGGCTTCGAGCAGGTGGAGTTCGCCGGGGATGACGAGCAGGTGGAGCGGCTCACCGAACTCGCGCTCGGCGAGGTCCGACAGTGGGGCAGCCTCGACCAGCGGTTCCGGACTGCCCGCACGGGCGACGACCACTCCTACGAGGTCTGGGTACTCCTCGGCGAGCAACTCAGCGCCGACGTCGGCGGTCATGTACTCCTCTCGGTCGGCCTTGATGTCGAGGTAGACGACCGTATGCAGGTCCGCATCACGGTTCGCCTCGATGGTGTCGGTGACGCTCGCGGGCAACCCGTCCGCGCCGTGGGCGTAGGGGAACGGAAGCGTCGTCGCCTTGCCAAAGCGGTAGTTCTGCAGGCCGGTGAGCGAACTCGTCGCCGTCTGGGCGGTGATGCCGTGGATCACGCGAGTCTCGATGCCGCGCTCGTGGGCACGCAGGCGCAGGTCGACGTGGGTCGTCGAGATCATAGTATCCCCGGCAGTGAGAAA harbors:
- a CDS encoding sister chromatid cohesion protein PDS5 yields the protein MDGDHTDPAELAAALRERALDSPTDVDTGRIRALLSDPALPPGVHADAVAALLEVAQSGQHVDGEFAGLVARLLGRPSLDADPLLLRCLRAIAVDHPEAVLDHKDVIVEHVTVEDDESTQAATGCCVELVATDPEGLLDLVPTLSALLDADDPTRTNALYVLSQLAVGYPEEVKPVVPQLLDGISDRAVAYQTNALSALGAIASAYPSAAVEAIDELTALADADHPGVRGNAIGLIADVAQEHPDRTTDAVDVVTERLDDDDEYVRGNAVSAILHVGLERPDAIVEATDRLEERLDDPAPIVRSNACKAVGSLDIEDARERLETLESDDPNEEVREHAGWALEQLE
- a CDS encoding DUF7553 family protein, whose translation is MNKHFEDARYYLTRAGKKAKQGVAEELEPVEEKFRELTGGDEEPEASRLDKIRADLEEIEERAEGEAKEAVGKARERIHAYRHGEDAAPAESKA
- a CDS encoding adenine deaminase C-terminal domain-containing protein, whose protein sequence is MNRTQAVALGEADADIAITGGRVFLPETREFRSLDVAIVDNEIAALPDDASDVIGPETTQLSADGRVVLPGLIDAHTHVDTVQSLENAYHHVLATGTTTVVTEASGPGSLFGARGVEALLAATAYLPITVRVTVPTMPLVDTFEGRRASKKEAEALVDLLDDDRVVGVGETDWIHLVGRDHDLDDLYDRARHAGKPICGHGAGCREEKLTAFAGLVDNDHEAISGDGMINRVERGIHTIGRYGTIRDDIDALADAVDRVGSSELSLSTDGMWPRDLLDEGAMDAVVRRTIDAGVDPADALRMATLNPARHFGLDDRGSLAPGNVADIVIVDDLTAMNVATVLSGGEVVVEKGVHQVAPRSHEYPEFVYDSIDVESDPERFTVPASAADADGRVRAIEIGEGLLSTETTVQPRVEDGTLHAAPERDIAKVTLLDRHPDADGTGFTGFLAGYGIEEGAIATSMTMESTGVLAVGTSDDALSAAVEHVEAQGGGWAVIRDGEAIAELPYRIAGVAADLEVEETAQLLNAVEKGSRSLGVDVDRPLLTLTSLPFVGVPTFKMTCSGYADVLGRSLVGLTPDEADE
- a CDS encoding helix-turn-helix domain-containing protein, translating into MAKYSTGGSSDSGDGGACELCGATSESLRTAKVAGATLDVCPDCRPHDDNAHKDKKQRRKQGGGSDSGSTGSSSTAPESSGPQTGSESMWDGDTSHWEEGGTDYDDDQLPYLIRGYGEIVEDARQNAGLQREELADELGVPESDLLAVEQSRAVESGIGGSLIEALEKRLDVELVDE
- the katG gene encoding catalase/peroxidase HPI; translation: MNWSNQDWWPNQLDLKTLDQNARDVGPMDEEFDYAEEFESLDLDAVKADIEDVLTTSQDWWPADYGHYGPLMIRMAWHSAGTYRTSDGRGGAAGGRQRFAPINSWPDNANLDKARRLLWPVKQKYGRKLSWADLMILAGNVAIESMGFETFGFAGGREDAFEPDESVYWGPEDEMEANERFDEPGGIQEGLGASVMGLIYVNPEGPDGNPDPEASAENIRQTFDRMAMSDEETAALIAGGHTFGKVHGADDTDNLGPEPEAAPIEQQGLGWENEHGSGKGADTITSGIEGPWTQSPTEWDMGYLNNLLDYEWEPEKGAGGAWQWTPKDEELEDTVPDAHDPSETQTPMMLTTDIALKRDPEYREIVERFQENPMAFGMAFAKAWYKLTHRDMGPPSRFLGPEVPDEEMIWQDPLPDADYDLIDADDAAALKEDLLGSELSIPQLVKTAWASASTYRDSDKRGGANGARIRLEPQQSWEVNEPEQLATVLETLEEIQAEFNDSQSDDTRVSLADLIVLGGNAAVEQAAAEAGYDVTVPFEPGRTDATQAQTDVDSFEALKPKADGFRNYLGDDLDQPAEELLVDKAELLNLTASEMTVLVGGMRALGATYQDSDHGVLTDRPGTLTNDFFVNLLDMDTEWESASDGIYEAYGRDSGELVWTGTRVDLIFGSHSRLRAIAETYAADDAEETFVQDFVDTWAHVMQLDRFDLE
- a CDS encoding MBL fold metallo-hydrolase; the encoded protein is MFSRLSIPTPFQVGPVNAYLADGTLIDPGPDSDEGWETLTEKLAAEDCRISDLERVVVTHPHPDHFGMAKRLHDRGIDVIASPDTATIIEAFDERLAYEQSFFEEFFVRHGLERSTVESVITLPEAYLPYAPNSPVDRVVTDGDSVAINGVELTVETRHGHAAGELLLSYEADGENRAVVGDHVLGDVTPNPLLRPPMNDTDERPRVLPTYNESLTQLRDRPFDQLLPGHGELITEPSNRISEILTAHEDRTENVLALLDGETSAREVMEGLFDDLPVIEYFPAMSEAVGHLDVLEARDKVRAIEEDGRTLYTKR
- a CDS encoding acyl-CoA dehydrogenase family protein translates to MELSDEQQAIRDVVHEFAVEELQPIAREADETEQFPEDIWDGLADLDLTGLTTPGAYGGYDADRVTYALVNEEVAYGALAVATALSVHCLATSCIAEFGSERQKDRWLPEMAKGRPVGAFALSEPGAGSNPAEMTTEARPVGGDGDSDPTEYVLDGEKQWITNGERAGVYIVFAKTDSEDPDSITQFVVPGDADGLSVGDPEEKLGLRASDTTSLTFDDVRIPAENRLTPEGEGLSAALSILTGGRIGIAAQSVGLAQSAFDMAREYVGEREQFGGPIADIQTVRHKIAEMYAEIQSARAITLTAARADDRGDDGPLQASVAKYVASETAMDVTNEAVQLHGGYGYVTEFDVERLYRDARVTTIYEGTSEIQKTIIARHLLD
- a CDS encoding cob(I)yrinic acid a,c-diamide adenosyltransferase; the protein is MKIYTGRGDEGMTDLRNMSRVSKTSARIEAYGTVDEVNALIGAVRPSGYDDIDDQLERIQNHLHIAQADLANPAPEKDDPVITEGHVETLEGWIDDHDEELDPLESFILPGGGESGASLHHARAVCRRAERRAVALAAEETINDVVIEYLNRLSDALFVLARVVNKRDDVPEENPTY